A stretch of DNA from Spirosoma endbachense:
TGATTGGCGTCGGGGGTCCGGCGGCCGTTGATCCAGTCCAACGCAATCAGATCATTTTCCGTAACGGGCAATTGAGCGGCCTGAGCCGAAAGGTGTGGTATAAGCTGGCTACTAAGTTTATCGGCGGCTTCGTCGCCCAGTAACTCGCGAACAGGGCCGGTTATGAGCCGGGAAAACCAGGCATATACATCACCAAAAGCCGACTGACCGGCTTCCAGACCCAGCATTCCCGGTGCTACGGAACCATCAACCTGCCCACAGATTCCCCGGATCAGCCGATGGCCGATTTCTTCATTGGGAGCCATCAGGATGTCGCAGGTAGACGTACCGATGATCCGAACGAAGGCATACGGTTCTATTTCTGCCCCTATGGCTCCCATGTGCGCATCGAAAGCCCCGACTCCAATGACAACATCAGTAGACAGCCCCAGTTTGTCGGCCCACTCTGCCGAGAGTTTCCCCATCGACTGGTCAGCCGTGTAGGTATCGGTGAAAAGCCGGTTGCGCTGACCACTCAGTAATGGGTCCAGGCGCGCCAGGAACTCATCAGACGGAAGTCCATCAAACTCACTATGCCAGAGTGCCTTATGACCAGCAGCACAACGCGACCGACGGAGGGTAAGTGGATTTGTGTTGCCGGTCAGGACAGCCGATATCCAGTCACAATGTTCGACCCACGAAAAAGCATGCTGCCGAATCGCTTCATCAACCCGAAGTGTTCGCAGCATTTTTGCCCAGAACCATTCCGAGGAATAAATTCCACCGACATATTTGGTGTAATCCGTATCCCAATGATGGGCGAGATTATTAATCTCCTCCGCTTCAGCATTAGCCGTATGGTCTTTCCAGAGAATAAACATACCGTTCGGATTCTCGGCAAAATCGGGGCGCAATGCCAAAGGCAAGCCTGTTTCGTCAACGGGGCCTGGCGTAGAACCCGTCGTATCGATCGAAATGCCGACTATGTTCTGTCGAACTTCGGCCGGTGCTTTGGCCAGCGCACCCACAATTGTGGCCTCCAGCCCTTCCAGGTAATCGAGCGGGTGCTGCCGAAACTGCGACGTGGCCGGGTTACAATAGAGGCCTTTTTTCCAGCGAGCGTATTCGTGAACATGCGTTCCAACGGCTTGACCGGTCTGCGTATCGACGATCAGCGCCCTGACCGAGTCGGTGCCAAAGTCAACACCGATAACGTATGGATTGCTCATAATGATGACTGATAACTTCGTGCAAATTCGTTGTCAACCGGGGCTTTTTTTAAGCCCAATACAGGGTGATTTTTTAAATAGTGTTTATCTGACACAATACTACACATTCGTTGTGTTCTTTCAACAAGAAATAGTAATTAATTTTTATTTAACACCGATGGCCTATGCTGGTACCAGACTATTTTGGGAGAAATAGCATCCTTACGCCAGTGTCAGTTCAGGGAAGAAGCTAACGTAGTCTGTCAGGTATTGCTGATATTTTTCGGAATTGAGCCGATACAGTTGCCCTTTCTTGGTAACTGAATTGGTGTCTTTCTCGCCAGTACTGACCAAAAGTCCCGTCGACATGATCTTTCGGCTGAAGTTCCGACGATCAAGTTGCGTCTTGTAGATGGCCTCATACAGCTTCTGGAGCTGAGGAATCGTGAATTTTTCGGGTAACAGTTCAAAACCGATCGCGTGAAGAGCGGCTTTATAGCGTAACCGGTGCAGGGCCTGTTCAACCATTGCGTTATGATCAAAGATCAGTTCAGGCTTGTTATTCAAGCTGAGCCAATACGCATTGTGTGCCTTTATGGTATTTACGTCCTGCTGTTCAATGTTAACAAGTGCGTAATAAACGACCGAGATCGTACGCTCAACCGGATCGCGGTTCACGGCACCAAATGTTTGAAGTTGCTCCAGGTAATTATTGGTCAGCCCGGTCAGTTCGTATAAAATGCGCTGCGAAGCGGCTTCCAGGTCTTCTGTCTCGTTCAAAAACCCACCCATGAGCGACCACTTCCCTTTTTCGGGCTCAAAGTTGCGCTTGATCAGAAGCAATTTAATCTCTTCGCCATCGAAGCCGAAAATAATACAGTCAAGCGCTACCAGAATCCGGCTAGGGTGCGTATAATGAATCATGATCTGTCAATAAGCGGCTGTTTTGAACCCCAATAGTGTATTCGGCACACAATTATAGGAAAAGATATTTTCTCTCCGAAAAAAGTGCTAAAATAATTTAGAGTCAGCCGTATACGTATAAATAATCCGGCAGGAAGCTAGGCATCTACTCAACCGCTTCCTTTTCTTTGTGATTGATACGATTACTTCAACAGAAGTTTCGCAGCAAGGCGTGCCAAGATTCTTACTGATATTTGGTTAAACCATGTCAAACCTTGCTGCGAAATTCCTATTCAATTCTTACTTTTCATGGATCGCCGTCAGTTCATTCAACAGTCCAGCATGGCCAGTGCAGGCTTACTCATCAATCATTCGTCCGTATTGTCAGCGCCAGCCTCTGATTTTCCCGTGGTCCGGGCAGTAGCAGGCCAGCGTAACTTCACGAGCACGGCCGTTGAACAAACCATCGGGCGGATGCATAAAACCATTCGCGATCCTGAATTAGCCTGGCTGTTTGAAAACTGTTTCCCCAACACGCTCGATACCACCGTGCAGTTTAGGACCGCGAACGGCAAGCCTGATACGTTTGTCATTACCGGCGACATCGACGCTATGTGGTTACGCGACAGCACAGCGCAGGTGTGGCCCTATCTGCCGCTAATCAAACAGGATAAAGAACTTCGGCAACTGATCGAGGGCGTCATTCGACGGCAGGCCCAGTGTATTATCCGCGACCCCTATGCGAACGCGTTTTATGCCGACGCAACCAAAGAGGGCGAGTGGAAAAAAGACGTTACGGCGATGAAACCGGGGCTCCACGAACGCAAATGGGAATTAGATTCGCTCTGCTACCCTATTCGATTGGCTTACCACTACTGGAAAACTACCGGCGACACGAGTCCATTCGATGCCGACTGGTTAAAAGCGATGACATTAGTGTTGCAAACCTGTCGTGAGCAACAGCGTAAAGTAAACCGAGGACCTTATAAATTTGGACGTGAGACTTCGTGGTCTACGGACACGGTTCCAGGCAATGGATATGGCAACCCAACACGACCGACTGGCTTAATTCACAGCATTTTCCGGCCTTCTGACGATGCAACGGTTTTTCCATTTTATGTTCCATCGAACTGGTTTGCAGTCGCATCATTCCGGCAGTTAGCCACGATGATAGACCAGATACAGCCTGCCGAAGTTGCCTTTGCGAAAGATTGCCGGACATTGGCCACCGAAGTGGAAGGCGCCCTGAAACAGTACGCCATTTATGAGCATCCCAAATACGGCAAAATCTACGCACTGGAAGTTGATGGGTATGGAAATCGTTTGCTTCAGGATGATGCCAATGTACCGAATCTGCTGGCGTTGCCTTATCTGGGAGCCTGCCCGGTTAGTGATCCAGTCTATCGAAGCACCCGTCGGTTTGTTCTTAGCCCCGACAATCCGTATTTTTTCAGAGGAAAAGCCGCAGAAGGTGTCGGTAGTCCACATACGCTGGTCAATAGCATCTGGCCAATGAGCCTGATCATGCGGGCGCTTACCTCCACCGACGATCAGGAGATTCTGGCTCAGCTTCGTCTGTTAAAGAAAACTCATGCCGGTACGGGGTTCATGCATGAATCCTTCGATCAGGACGATCCGACAAAATTCACCCGCAAGTGGTTTGCCTGGGCAAATACGCTCTTCGGCGAGCTCATCTTGAAACTCGCGGCCGAACGGCCACATTTATTGAGTAAACCGGTATAATTTGCTCCAATTAATTTACACTTTCCTTCTCTTTTTTAATCTATAACACCCTATTTATCAATGCAATACTACAAAATAGCGTTATCTACCCTGCTGTTTCTCATCGGTTCGGTAGGGCATTGGTACATCATGTATTGGCAGTTTAAAAACAACAAATGGATTCAGTCGCCAATGCCCTACCTGTTGGCTGTAGGTTGTGCCTGGTTGTGGATACAAGCCTCGAAATTTGGCGTCGAGGGCTTCAATGGCTCCATGTGGTCGAATCGATTTCTGTTTTTTGTAACGGGTGTAATCGCCGGGGCCATTCTCTACCCGATTCACTACGGGCAAGTCTTTACGTTAAAAGTATTCGTGCAGTTACTGTTGGCGCTATCGATTATTCTGGTTTCCGTATTGTGGAAATAGACCCTAAACGGCCTTTCTTCTCAGCAATCGGCTTGCGTAATACGTCCCCCGCTATGTATTTTTATGCCTTTAACCCATTTAGCAACATGATCCGTTTTTTGAGCTGTTGTCTGTTCTTCGCAGCAGTCTATTGTCCGCTTTTTGCCCAGCAGTCTTATGATATTGAAGCCGGTAAACCAGCCCAGCTTAATGGTATTGACTATGGTTTTGAAATCAATAATGAGCGTCGTATCGAAATCAGTGGGGAGTCTTTTATGCGGTATGAGGTAACCATTTATGTCACAAACAAGAGTAATTGTACGAAACTATTTTTTCCTCGTCAGACCGTTTTTGGTCAGGAAAATCTAAACGAACTTGCCTCATTCGATTGTCTAAACGCTAATGGAAAACGGTTAACGTCTAAAGGCGGCAAAATCATGGCAAGACCTTTTACGGTACCTTACCAGCAGAAAATTAAAAACGCGGAGGGAAAAGAAGTAACGACGACAACCAATATTCAGGCAGGCCACATGATCCGGAACGGCGAAACGGTCAATAATACATTCATTGCGATTGTGCCGAATGGAGAACGCCCACAGATGAAGGTTCGAATCCGGGAAATTCCGGATTTATAAATAGTTGTTATTTTTTCAATAAAAGCAGGAATGCCACAACTCAGGTTATGGCATTCCTGTATTCAGACTTGTGTGTGCTCTTATTTCGCCCGGCTTACCTGCCAGGTACCGACCGATTGGCCCCCATCTGCCTTCCAGGTTCCTTTTAGGCCTGGGTCAGCGAGTTTACCCGTAAAGCTCACCTCATCTCCATCCGACGGATCGGCGTATGAAGCGCTCAGCTGTTCTTTTTCCCAAACGGCAGTTTTCAGGTCAATTGGGTAGCGGTTACCGTCGTCGGTTATCATAATTACCTGCCCGGTAAGTTTGCCATTGCTGTCCTGGTTGAGCACCAGTTCAAATTTTCCCGAAGAAGCCCCGTCGAACGAACCGGCCCATTTACCAGTAACTGTCTGACTATTGGCCGATGCCGTTGTCTGTGCTGTAGCCGCCTGAAACGTAGCGACAATCATAAGAATGGATGCAAGTAGTGTCTTAATAAACATCAGAAAATCGTTTAAAGGGTTTTGTTGGTTCAATGATAAGAGGATGATTTATGGTGAATCGTTGCATAAATTATTTATAAAATATTTATCGCAGCGTAATAGGCTGCTCCAATTTAGAGTCTAAGTCATCGGCTAGTTTTTCAGCTACCCGTTCGTAGGCGGCCTCATTGGGGTGCATGCCGTCGTAGGCTGTTTTCCAGGTAAGCAGATTTGAATAATCAATAACCTTTATCCGTGCCTGGTCAAATAACTGCCGAAGTTCTGTTTCCATCGGATACATCGGAAAGATAACTACGTAGAAATTGTCATTCCCAAATTGCTGGTTGTATAGGTCTTTTGATTTTCTGACAATATTGACAAATCGCCTGTATTGCTCTGTACTATATTTTCGGGGGAAATTAAGTTTAAAAAGCCTGGCTACGTTGCTTTTATACATCCACTGGATAAGCTTTAAACGAACGGGATGTTTTTGTGCATAAGAGCCGTCAATCGTCAACTTATCGGCATTCACATGAGGCAAATAGCCATCTGAATTATAAGCCCATCTTGTACTGGGTGCCACTCGCGCCAGGTGATCTTCGATATAGGTATAGAAAGCGACGCCTTTTTTTTCGGCGACTTCTTTTCTAATGTTAATCGTTTGCAGCAACGCCAGCATATGGGCTGGCGAATGCCCGGACACACCATAATTGTAGGGATGATAACCCGTTTGTCGGCCAAAAAAATAGGGAATCGTACTCGTATCCGAAACTGATTCGCCGTAGGTAAATGAGCACCCCAGAAATAAGGCATACTTCCCGACGGACTGGCTCTTGTCGAATGGAGTAATGCGCCTGGATAAACTATCAATATGGTAGGCAACAGGCCTATTTTTTTCTAAAACTGTTTGCTTTCCGTGAATCAACTGACTCTCTTTAATCGAATAGATCGTTTCATATTGACCCGGCGAGGGGCGGCTCATTCCCAGACTATCATACCTGATCAGTGAAAAATTAGTACGTCTGGTCGCAATCGGATCTCGTTGGAGTACGGTTCTTTGGGGCGATACCAGTGGCGTTCCGTCTTTCCAGTGCAAAACAAGCGCACAAATACCCTCGAGCGTGAACCAGCTCAGGACAAAACTTATCAGTGACAGGACACTGCCTTTCGCCCACGATTTGCCGTACAGCAAGACATAACTAATAACACTGATAACGCTACACCCAATAATGATGTAAAGGATTGAGTAAACACTGACAACTTCAGGTGGCGCTCCCGGTGGCTTCTCGCGCATGACCTGAGCGCATAAAACGGGAATACTTCCCAGAAGGAGTAAAGTAATTGCCCAATAAAAGAATCGGTAAAATTTAAGCTGAGTATTCATCAATTTAACTACAAACAAAAACTAACTGACTTCCAGACGCCGGCAATGAAGTAAATAGTTGTAAATCACATTTTGTGAAGCACCTATTTCTCCCATTCGTCTACATGCCTTTCTTATTTACTCGCGAGAATGAATTCCGCTCTTTTTAGCCATTAACGGCACCGATCAACAAAATAGTATCACTAATCTATATGAAAACACATAATTAATATCAATAAAATCCATATAGCTACTCATTACTGTTTGCATTATTGGCCTATGAACTAGTCTAAAAAAAGTCAATTTGATAGTGTAGTACTGGTTTCTTTGGTGTGGTCTCGGTTTCTCAAAACCGACACAGCGAGGACGGTTCGCCGATGCGCCGGGTCGCTGATGCCATTCTCTAAACCTCGTCGTTTATTTCGTTCCTGACCTCTGCGGTTTCTCAAAACCGCAGAGGTCGGGTTCTTCAACCTGACCTCACGCACGCCAATCTCGCTAAACGCTGTCAAAGTTGTAGC
This window harbors:
- a CDS encoding ribulokinase, producing the protein MSNPYVIGVDFGTDSVRALIVDTQTGQAVGTHVHEYARWKKGLYCNPATSQFRQHPLDYLEGLEATIVGALAKAPAEVRQNIVGISIDTTGSTPGPVDETGLPLALRPDFAENPNGMFILWKDHTANAEAEEINNLAHHWDTDYTKYVGGIYSSEWFWAKMLRTLRVDEAIRQHAFSWVEHCDWISAVLTGNTNPLTLRRSRCAAGHKALWHSEFDGLPSDEFLARLDPLLSGQRNRLFTDTYTADQSMGKLSAEWADKLGLSTDVVIGVGAFDAHMGAIGAEIEPYAFVRIIGTSTCDILMAPNEEIGHRLIRGICGQVDGSVAPGMLGLEAGQSAFGDVYAWFSRLITGPVRELLGDEAADKLSSQLIPHLSAQAAQLPVTENDLIALDWINGRRTPDANHTLKAAIAGLNLGTDAPKIFKALVEATAFGSRSIVDRFMQEGVPIKKVIAIGGVAKKSPFVMQTLSDVLNKHIQVANSDQACALGAAMCAAVASGVHPTMEAAQQAMGSGFDAEYQPQPEQVSVYEKLYQKYLKLGAFIENKQVSSSQSITQYAQSESL
- a CDS encoding ABC transporter permease gives rise to the protein MIRFLSCCLFFAAVYCPLFAQQSYDIEAGKPAQLNGIDYGFEINNERRIEISGESFMRYEVTIYVTNKSNCTKLFFPRQTVFGQENLNELASFDCLNANGKRLTSKGGKIMARPFTVPYQQKIKNAEGKEVTTTTNIQAGHMIRNGETVNNTFIAIVPNGERPQMKVRIREIPDL
- a CDS encoding NUDIX hydrolase; translated protein: MIHYTHPSRILVALDCIIFGFDGEEIKLLLIKRNFEPEKGKWSLMGGFLNETEDLEAASQRILYELTGLTNNYLEQLQTFGAVNRDPVERTISVVYYALVNIEQQDVNTIKAHNAYWLSLNNKPELIFDHNAMVEQALHRLRYKAALHAIGFELLPEKFTIPQLQKLYEAIYKTQLDRRNFSRKIMSTGLLVSTGEKDTNSVTKKGQLYRLNSEKYQQYLTDYVSFFPELTLA
- a CDS encoding glycoside hydrolase family 125 protein → MDRRQFIQQSSMASAGLLINHSSVLSAPASDFPVVRAVAGQRNFTSTAVEQTIGRMHKTIRDPELAWLFENCFPNTLDTTVQFRTANGKPDTFVITGDIDAMWLRDSTAQVWPYLPLIKQDKELRQLIEGVIRRQAQCIIRDPYANAFYADATKEGEWKKDVTAMKPGLHERKWELDSLCYPIRLAYHYWKTTGDTSPFDADWLKAMTLVLQTCREQQRKVNRGPYKFGRETSWSTDTVPGNGYGNPTRPTGLIHSIFRPSDDATVFPFYVPSNWFAVASFRQLATMIDQIQPAEVAFAKDCRTLATEVEGALKQYAIYEHPKYGKIYALEVDGYGNRLLQDDANVPNLLALPYLGACPVSDPVYRSTRRFVLSPDNPYFFRGKAAEGVGSPHTLVNSIWPMSLIMRALTSTDDQEILAQLRLLKKTHAGTGFMHESFDQDDPTKFTRKWFAWANTLFGELILKLAAERPHLLSKPV